A single region of the Sciurus carolinensis chromosome 16, mSciCar1.2, whole genome shotgun sequence genome encodes:
- the LOC124966122 gene encoding PEST proteolytic signal-containing nuclear protein-like encodes MESWRPSTRGLLGGEERPALIVGAPNSDLRPRPQSLAWRSCRGGRSREKADGKAGEEEPEKPQGAGAAGGPEEEAEKPVKTKTVSSSNGGESSSRSAEERSAEEEAADLPTKPTKISKFGFAIGSQTTKKASAISIKLGSSKPKETVPTLAPKTLSVAAAFNEDEDSEPEEMPPEAKMRMKNIGRDTPTSAGPNSFNKGKHGFSDNQKLWERNIKSHLGNVHDQDN; translated from the exons ATGGAGAGCTGGAGACCCTCCACGCGTGGCCTGCTGGGAG GTGAGGAGCGACCAGCCCTGATTGTTGGTGCCCCCAACTCAGACCTCAGGCCTAGGCCTCAG TCCTTGGCGTGGCGTAGCTGCAGGGGAGGCCGCAGCAGGGAAAAGGCGGACGGGAAGGCGGGAGAGGAGGAGCCTGAAAAGCCCCAGGGAGCTGGAGCCGCCGGAGGACCtgaagaagaagcagaaaaacCTGTGAAAACTAAGACTGTTTCTTCCAGTAATGGAGGGGAAAGTTCCAGTCGCAGCGCTGAAGAACGATCAGCTGAAGAAGAAGCTGCAGACCTCCCAACAAAGCCTACAAAGATCTCCAAGTTTGGATTTGCCATAGGTAGTCAGACAACAAAGAAAGCATCAGCCATATCCATCAAACTTGGATCAAGTAAGCCTAAAGAAACTGTTCCAACTCTTGCTCCAAAAACCCTTTCAGTAGCAGCAGCTTTTAATGAAGATGAAGACAGTGAACCAGAGGAAATGCCTCCAGAAGCAAAGATGAGGATGAAGAATATTGGGAGGGATACACCAACATCAGCTGGACCAAACTCCTTCAATAAAGGAAAGCATGGGTTTTCTGATAACCAGAAGCTatgggaaagaaatataaaatctcatCTTGGAAATGTCCATGACCAAGACAATTAA